CCTGTGGTCCGACGACGCCACCCTGGTCTACTCCCTCCCCGGCGACTACGGCGCCGACCTCTGGACCACCCCCGCCGACGGCTCCGGCACCCCCCAGCCCCTGACCCGCTCCGCCCTCGCCCCCGCCTACCTGGGCTGAGCACGGGGTGACCCGCTGGGAGCTCGAACAGGTCAGGCGGGGGGTGCCGCGGTAGGCGGGTGCCAGTCGATCATGGGGGCGGCGCCGCGGAGGAGGAGGTGTTCGGGCAGGCGTGCGGAGGCGGTGAGGAAGGCGTTGCGCAGGGCGACCGCGGGTCCGCCGCGGAGGGCGACCAGGCGGGCCACCCGGCGGGAGCGGGTGGCGACGGCGGTGGTGCGGGGGAGCCGGGCGGCCGAGTAGGCGGCGAGGGCGCCGGGCCGGTCGGGGACGGTGGCCAGGCTGTGGGCGAGGACCACCGCGTCCTCGATCGCCTGGCAGGCGCCCTGCCCCTGGAACGGGGTCATCGCGTGGGCGGCGTCGCCGAGCAGCACCGTCCGGCCGCGGTGGAAGGCGGGCAGCGGCCGGTCCAGCTCCCAGACGTCGTGCCGCAGCACCCGTCCGGCCTCGGCCGACCGGAACAGCGTGGCGAGCGGCTCGAACCAGTCGCCGAACCGCCGCAGCAGCTCGGCCCGTTCGTCGCCGTCCGCGGCCCGCCCGCCGGCCGGGGCGAGGGCCGCCGCGTACAGGTAGACCCGGTGGTCGGCGAGTGGGATGGCGCCGGTCAGGGCGCCGCGGCCCCAGGTCTCGCCGGCCGGTACGGGCCGGCCGGTGGCCGGGATGACGGTCCGCCAGGTGGTGAAGCCGGAGTACCGCGGGCCGGGGTGGTCGGG
The window above is part of the Kitasatospora sp. HUAS MG31 genome. Proteins encoded here:
- a CDS encoding FAD-dependent monooxygenase produces the protein MDRHAVVIGAGVGGLAAGAALHRLGYRVEVHERAASLDPVGSGISVAPNALRALDVLGLGDPVRARAEAMGEGGLWHPSGRRLAVTDTEGVRRAFGDPMVVLHRAELVDVLAAALPPGAVRTSSAVRLVDPGEPGRLARLAGADGEFEADLVVAADGLRSAARSLLFPDHPGPRYSGFTTWRTVIPATGRPVPAGETWGRGALTGAIPLADHRVYLYAAALAPAGGRAADGDERAELLRRFGDWFEPLATLFRSAEAGRVLRHDVWELDRPLPAFHRGRTVLLGDAAHAMTPFQGQGACQAIEDAVVLAHSLATVPDRPGALAAYSAARLPRTTAVATRSRRVARLVALRGGPAVALRNAFLTASARLPEHLLLRGAAPMIDWHPPTAAPPA